The Denticeps clupeoides chromosome 16, fDenClu1.1, whole genome shotgun sequence DNA segment tgccactgagcaaagcaccgtccccacacactgctccccgggcgcctgtcatggtgcccactgctcactccgggtgatgggtaaaatgcagaggacaaatttcactgtgcgcaccgtgtgctgttctactgtgtatcacatgtgacaatcacttcacttcactatattgactgggttaaatagaactgcattactaaaataaaaaaagtgttaacTAAAACTCGACtagaaaatatttttagatACTTCTgactaagactaaaatgctttttggttttagttgactgaaacttgaatagactaaaatgagtctggacatatgactaataaagactaaaatgacagctggacgtgaagactagactaaaactaaatttaagacaggccgccaaaaacatGCATAGTTGTAGACATGTGTGGCTACCTCAGTGTAACACGTGACTTTACCCTATGCCGAAATTTATCATCATTGGCCAAACATCTGTATTTcttgtaaatgaaatgttttcttcaGTGGAACCCAGATTTATCAAATGTCAGGTTCACCCCATGGATAAAGGGAGACCTGCTCTGCTCGTCACGAGGTATGAACTGGAACTGCTTAATTAATGAGTAACGACTGTCTGGAGAATAATCGTTCATTGCTCTGATCCGTTGGAGACTAGTTATCCACAGTGTGATCCTGCTGTCAGTCTGCCAGGCACAACACCACCCGTCCCAACAGGCCAGTCGCCCAGTGCAGACGTGCAAAAGGTAGCAGAAGCAGTAGTGCAGCTGGCATTGGGGCAGTGGAAGcggaatcccaaaccgccaaggtgccatcaAGGTGCCATCAAGGGGCCAttcccacaccctgctccccgggcgcctttcatggctgcccactaagtgagatgggttaaaaacagaggacacattttctgcagtgtctcacaatgacagtccaTTCACGTTCGCTCAAGACTCCGCCCACTTGGGAGCGTTTTCTTAGAGGAAGAAAAGGCGTGGCCCAACAACTCCGGAAATGTCCTTGTGGTGGAACCTGTCCTTACACGTATGTGGCCATCATGAATATGAATTAATGAACTTCAGCCGACCTTTGTTCTGGAGCACCGATTCCTCCTCCAGATTCGAAGTATCCTTACAGTCACATGCCAGTTTCTTATTCATGGCAGTTTTAGTGTGATGTATACTGTCACCATGAATAATATAGACAATGCCAACTAGAGTTCCTTTTATTCATCCCCAGTTCGTTTTTCTCCGTTTTGTGCTCCAAGTTTGTTTACACTGAATACATTTCTGAGACGTTAAATGAACCTTTTATTCCTTTACAGTTGCAATATAGTTCTTACTTAGTTAGAAGCAAAATGTCTATGCACTaacaagatataaaaaaaaaaaaaaaaaaaaaccgtcTCCGAATGTCCTCCAGGAAGACTGAGGTCATCCGGTGGGCTTCTGTGTTCCATCCTACATGGCCACTTAAGGCATGAAATTGAGTGAGATTTCTCTATGTCGGGCCCAAGATATGAgctggcctccttgttcacttTAGATCAGCCCCCCAGAACCACTCTCTCTGGATTTATGTGTGTTGTTTGAGGTGTGCGTTCATGCTTATATTGTGACTTTGCGGCATCCTTTTCACACTTGGCTTATTGtggtaacttttttttgttcgtCTCTTAAGTACCCCGATCAACCGCTGGTTGCTTTTTAAGCTGTACTGCAGATTTGTGGGCGTCTATTTAGCCCCATGTTTCCCTCTTCTTTTTATACCAGCGCTGTGAACGAAAATAAGTCCATTTTTAACGCAAGGTCTGCAGGGGTGAAATTGCTGAGATCATTTATTCAGTCACAGTTTATGTTTTATGTGAGGCTGAAATTAGAGCGCGGCCTTGTATTGATGACGGTGCGCTCAATATAGAAAATTCATAGGCGAGCTATTGCGAGACAGACGTAAATTTGATCACTTTTCAAACACCTGCAGATGTCTTCAGGTTAGATGACGGGCGAGGAGCTGCATTTTCCCCGGCGCTGCTGATGCGGCACGGAACCTCAATAGTCCACTGGGGAtttttctatctatctatctatctatctatctatctatctatctatctatctatctatctatctatctatctatctatctatctatctatctatctatctatctatctatctgtctatctgtctatctatctatctgtctatctgtctatctgtccaTCTACCCATCTAACTCTgagatgtttttgtttttttaagttaaatATATGTCGATGAAGACAGTTTAATTTCAGTTTtctcagctctctctctcctctttttaTAGATCTCAAGCCCACATcagtgggtggggggggggttcagtgGTGTCAATGGGCTGCCAGTGTTTGCGCGTGTCGGCGAGGACCTGTGACGTCAAGCGGCTTAATTGGGCTCCTCTTTGTGCGTAGGTACCCCAACATGCCTTGCGCGGCTGACGCGGTGAACGCCTTAGATCAACAGGCGCTTGCGTCCATCCTGGCATCGTACGCGGAGGAGAGGCACGCCAGGAAAATCGCCGCAGCCATCGTGCGGGCGCGCAGCATCCACCCCATCCTCCGGACCCAGCAGCTGGCCAGCGTAGTGGCAGGTATCCCTCCTCATTAATTCCCAACACAGTCTCCcggttaccaaaaaaaaaaaaaaaaacgagggagTGGAAAGGGAACGAGAGGGAGGGGGTCATTTTAATCCTAGTCCTCCCTTCGGGACTTATTTGTCCCAGCGAAGAGAGAAAAATAGGAATGAGACGCTGGTTCCCCGTAATCCCGACCATCacggtcctcctctccctcttcatCATGCACCAGGGTCAAAGCATCGCCTCCGTCGCTGCTGTGGAGACGCATGTCCACCGACGGGGCGAGCGGGAGGAAGGAGGGCAGGAGTGGCGGTGGGCGGGGTTCTTTGTTTGGACTTTTCCGTCTGCCGCTTTGGGGCGTCTAGATTTATCGTCATCATTTCGACTTGCGCTCTCCCTCTCCCGGTTCCACCATCTTCCTTTTGTTTCCCCGTTTGCTTCCCGTAAACCACgccttaaaccccccccccgccggCCCACACTGCAGTCCCCCACCCCCATGCGGCACGTATGTGCACACATAAGCACTTTACTCACACACTTACGCCGCTACTCCacgccccttttttttttcgagcaCTTTGTTTATATTTACGTGTTTATTTGCTGGCGGGAGCGGGGTGGGGCGGGCTGCgagagggggcggggcacaAGCCCGGCGCGTGCGTCACGGGTGCAGAAACAGGTGTGATGGAGGGCAGTTGTTTGATCTCCTCTGAGGGGGCGAGCAAGTCAACACCAATGTTTATTCCAATCAATCCAGAAGGCTACGACTCCCCACGGGTCCCCAGGGTCATGGTCAGGCTCCCGGCTACACGGTTGCCGCGGGAAACCGGAGTCGCTGCCGAGCagggaaggggaaaaaacaaaaaaattaaaaataaaaacacacacacacacgtacgcacgCATGCATGGCTGTGTGcggaggtgggtgggggtgttATAACGAGAGGTGCCAGGGGACTTTCTCTCCATCTCGGCGTGGATACAGATGGCTCCAGCCCCTCAGTGGCCCCAGTGAGTTCTGGGTAATGgcccctccctcctctctctctctctttctttttgttctctCACCTCGTGATTGATTTTTGATACacgacagccccccccccccacccccccacccccccccccccccctccgacGGCCAGTGTGCTGCAGCCGCTGCATTTTGCTCAGTTGCGCATGTTTTTCATAAAGAACACAGGTGCATGAGGACGGAGACTCCACTGACGTCAGAGTGACGCTGCACTTTAAAGGGCCGGCCGGGTGTGGCTCAGACCCTTCCCTGCAGCGGTCGTGTATGAAAATGTCTGCTTTATGCCCCGATTCTGTGGAacaccccctcacacacactggcttgGAGCCCTGGGACTCGTGAACGGATGCAAATTGCTCGTGAAAGCTGTCCTGGTAGGCAACAAATCACAAGCTGCACGCCTGCTAATGACCATCGGTTATCGGCTTCTCGGCCATTGAGCACAGCGCTTCTGTCCTCTGCCACAACGTCATATCTTTGTGACAGTGATCTCTGCTGTCAGTTGCAGCAGAGGCAGGACGTCTTCGGATGGGGCTCATGGTCCTGGCCTTAGGCGTCTCCTGCACACTTAGACAGAGCAAAGGCCAACACTGTTTcctaaacaaagaaaaagtcagcgaattaaagtttaaaatgaataGGTCTGAGTATGAATTGTGTGATGGATAGATAGACACTATTCCTGAACCGGCACTCTGTGCATCACTAAACTTTAAGCGTCAAATAGAACGGCGAGAAAGAGACACGGTCTTTACTGATGTTTGCACACGTACTGACGGGCGTGCGTTTAAATTGTCCAAAATGAGGGGTCAGagatcaggctcctcccattttaaactcattaAGGAATGGAATGGTTACACCACAACATGGTACCAAGATTACAGAAGGAATGCCACAAGTGTACAAAAAGTATGTTCCTGTGTCAATCGGTCGTAGTCTTCAGGCTTCTAGATCCTGGTTCGATCTTGTACTTATGGAAACCCTTTACAAGTACGTAGCTCTGCACTTAGCGCAGCGTCCAATGCATCCAGCATCATAAACGCAACCAGCGATTCTACATTTTGCACGATAACGTTTTTCATTTCTGATACTCCAAATTCTGACCCAGAGCAGTTCATCGAGTGCTGAAGCTGCCCGACCTCTGTAGGACCGGTGTGGCCTGTTAATCATGAGTATATTGATCATTCTTTGAAGTGTTCCCTTGTTATGCCTGTGATTAGAATTGATCTCTCTGGATCTGTTAAGAGTTTCTGTTTCTAGGAACAGGGGTTTGGCGCCCCCAACGCGCCTCTACTGCTCTCTGGCCGGTCAGTCGACCGATCAGGACTTTCCTGAGAAGGTCCCAGACATGGCTTTTAACACTGATTTACAGATCCTCATCGATTCCCatcagctgtcagtcatgcccaTTAAAGCGGCATCAGGTCGGGCTATAGGAAATTGCAGCTCCCATCTAGGCTCAATACtgatactaaggatggtactcaATACTCGATACTATGTTTGATGCTACAGTGGGAGAAAAAACAAACGCaggtttttaaattttttttgttaagttagAATTATATAGAATTAAATTAGAATTATacagaattatatatataaaatatcattatgtactatataatatataaagtgCATAAagaattgaataaataaattgataaattgaTAAAAACAAACGAATAAATTAATGAAGCAATTGATTTATTAAATAGTGAACAAATATATGCATGTGAACAGTATATCTTGACAGtgacaattaaaatattcatattacatttgaaCAACAACTTAACTCCTCTCTCGAAGCTCGTATCGAAAACATATATTTTGGAGTGATGGTCTTTCAAATACTTTGAAGTCTTGCCCACACACATAATAATTCAAACATTAGTTCATCAGATTTGCCAGAAGTCAGAATTTTCCtgataattaaaataaagttaaataaaactacatttcgttgcccaataaagttgaatctaatctaataatttaaaaagtcttGATTGAATACTTGAGGCTACACAGACAGAGGTATTTCTCATTTCTAACAATGTATGGCAGTGATCAGTGTACCATGATGTGGCCTCAGTATTATCCAACACTATATTTTTTATGCAATTAGTTATTAACTGCATATTATGTGTATTGTGTAACATTTCTCTAAATCTGTTGTTCACCAGCCTCACCAACAATTATGAACATCAGACTTGGCATCACTTGTTTTCTTGCATTATGCATGACTAttgcacacatttatttttattatctgtcACATGATCAATAACTATTTCTTTCTAACATTAGAAAAAAAGGTTGTATTTGATGCTTTTGAGGGGTTGGTGTGGAAGGCGTGTGGATCCATGTTGGGCTTGGACCAGGGGAAATGAGGAGATGATTTGGCCGCCTGGGCTAACCTTTCCATGAGGGTGGAGGCCTGGCCCGAACCCTGCTGCGGATCACAGAGTCAATGCTGTCTGGCTTACTCAGCCATCGTTTCAGTTCCTCCCTGAGCTGGTGTCAGCGTGGCACGCTGAGCCAGAACAATATTCATGATGTAGTGCATCCTCGAGTGGCCCGCCGCTTTTATAAAGCCGGATTTATGAGTTAATAATGAAGTATTGCTTACCATAAAACCTGCATAATGCCTCACTAGCATGTAACATTGGTGGGTTTCTGTAATGGCCCTTCCAGGCctcctgaaagaaaaaaaaaaaaaacaacgtaaATTGGGGATATCTGGTGATATTAAACACTTCGTCTTTGGTCGCCGTGGCATCTatgatgtccctgtattgagAAACACCATTCAAATGGGCAGAAAACAACTGAGACGCACCGGGGAGAGTGATGGCGGTGCGCCTCTCGCCTGGCGAGGGGCGGAGGGAGGAGCTTGCAGATGGCGTCTTACAACCTCCATATTCCAGATGAATGTGAcggatctgtgttttttttttttttttaatacaaaccTAAGGTCCCTCTGTGGTCTGTACACTTCATGGGATCAGGTAATTGGTTATGTGTTATTATGCAGGGTTCCTCATGCGGTTTTCACGCTGGAGGACTGATAGCTGTACACATTTCCATGCAAAATACCAAGCCAGCTGCGTAACACCGGCAAACTGTGGAATATGCTACATAAGAACATTTCCTCTGTCCGTGCAGGAAATAACCACCCTCAACCTCCCAATCCAGCTGTaggaaatgaaaaacatttaagatattttgtttgtcatttcacttgtattttgtgacatttttattaaatcctGTAGATTagataaaatgcaattaaatccTGTAGATTAGATAAAATAAGATTTCCGCatgtaatttaataataaattaattttagttttgaattccgatatatatattttttgtatacattttcAATCCAgtaattttatttcaaaattaaattatttttaaatctctCACTCGCCtacatttttgcacatacaATATCTTTCTCTGTATTTATTGAATGATGAAATGTACCTCGCCGCTTCTATCTGCATCCGTAAACTGATTACACTTTCCGTCGGTTGAGAGGTTTGACATGACAAACGCGAGATAATTGATGGTTTGGTAATGCGGGGAGCAGGTGActtggggggttgggggggggggggggggggggggggggggggggctacaaTTTATTCACCCCCCACTCGAGCGTGCCACCATGGGGGATTTTATTCCCCAACGTTCTCCACCCCTCTTCTCACAATGACACACCCCACCCGCCCCGTCCCCAAATGAAAGGGACCCCGTCAATTATCTCTCCCACCAACAAAAGGGTGGCACCAGTAATCCCTCCCCGCCCCGGCGTCTGGCGCGTGCTAAATCGAGGTGATACCCAGTAATAACGCCCCTCCCCTGGGCCGGCGGGACCAGGGCGACATGCCCCGCCTCCCCGGTGGCTGTAAAAACGCACCATGAATAACAGTTGTTGGATGTCGTTTAATCAATGGGATCGTGGCCTTAATTAGAGCCGCTTGCTAAAGGCTGAGAGCCGGCGTCACGCCTCCTGGAGGCCGCGTTTAACAATTGATTATTTCCCTATAAAACTCCCCCGTTATGGATCATACTTAGTCAGTAAAATGTGTGCCACGTTCATGATTTTTTTACACAACGTGGGCCGAGCAAAAAGTAAACCATTCgaaattttattcatatttatttcacgTCTGCCCAGTCTTTTAGCGTTTTTTCCCGCCTCTGAATAAAAGTGCAGGTGGCCTAGAGAGTGAGACcttcgtctatgaaccagacgaccacaaagtcacaggttcgaactccacttcgtgtccctgagcaagacacttaaccctaagttgctccatggggggggggactgtccctgtaactaccgattttaagtcgttctggataagggcgtctggtaaatgctgtaaatgtaaatgtgtccatgaaccagggtggtagtagcctagtggttaacacactcgcctatgaaccagaagacccgggttcgattcccacttactaccattgtgtccctgagcaagacacttaaccctgagttgctccagggagactgtcccctgtaactactgattgtaagtcgctctggataagggcgtctgataaatgctgtaaatgtaaatgtaaatgtattcttctTCCTTTGACACACGAGTGGCGATCAGCTTCCACCGTATTAAACGGTACTTTGAGCTTCGAGCGCAGTGGGGCCGTAAATACGGGTGTCAGGCGGGGTCGGGTCAGCAGACGGGGCCGTGAGCCGGACCTGCAGCCAGTGTAAATGAGGCCGACTGTAATAACGGCGTGGCCGCGCCCGCACCCCCCTCCTCCGCCGCGCCTGTCGGTGTTAAAGATGAACGAGGGGCTGCGGAGTGGGctcgggccgggccgggccgcgcTCGCATCGATCGCAGGGTGAGTCACTCGCAGCCGACCGCGGGACGACAGAAATGCCACCGCATCCCCCTCCCCGCTGCCGGATGGATGGCATTAAAGGCGGGGCCACAGACGTCTCCATCACGCCGGCAGGTCTCACTTTACAGCTGCAGATAAATAAAAGGAGATCAAGGCAGATAACTTGGCCGAGCGTGCCAATAATAACCGtgataaaagtaaaacaaagGCTAGTGTTTGAAAATGCACCTGCGTGGGAGATGATGTAAACTCCAAATTCAGATCCTGCCGAAGGCCGCGGCCACTCTGGACAGTCATGCAAAAGATAAAAAGGACGACGTCCTTCATAGTTCGCCGCTTGTATGGTTTGCCTTAATGATCCTTTCGTTTGTTTGACACGAAGCAGTTTgagtgaacccccccccccccccccccccccccccccccccctgtttaAATGggccacagcagcagcacccgGGCGCAGGTTATTACAGTCAGTCCTGTAAAAACACCATAAAACGACATTTTCCTTCAGCAGAAATCAACTTAAAGTCTGAATGCAAAGGTGatataaacaaaaatgtaaaaaacgtCACATTTTATTAGGGTAGCACTCAAATATTTACagttattgtatttatttatttaattaaacctGTATTGagtgtaataatattaataaaaaaatattgtgggTAACATTCTAGTAAggacttaataataataaactttctttctaaacatttatatttacattatttatcagacgcccttatccagagcgacttacaatcagtagttacagggacagtccccccctggagacactcagggttaagtgtcctgctctgggacacaatggtagttagtgggatttgaacctgggtcttctggttcacaggcgagtgtgttacccgctagactactaccacccttctaaAGGAGAATGTTGAACAGTTTGTTATAGTCGAGTCTGAACTAGCAGTCGGGTTACAACTTAATAGATGATACGAGTACGGAACGGTGAAGTCGTTATCCGTTCTTTACTCAAGCAAAGTTTTAAAGCGTCTCATTATCGTTGGTGGGCGTTTGGAAGCACGGCCTCCTGGGTAAAGAGTGGGCAGTGAGGAGGTGATTGGCTTTCTGCTCCCAGCCTTTCAGCTCTGACCGCTGTTCTGCTGGAGAACCGTTGTTCTTCTGCAGTTGTCGCAATTGCACAAATATTCACGGATGCTGTTCTGTGAAACGTTCTCAAGGTGGTTACGGCTTAGAACGTTTGATAAGCCGTGTTTCTTCTCTGCTAGGTGCATTTGCCGCCCCTGCACTCTACTCCcgcctggaccgcctccagcgCCCCACCCACGTGGCGACCAAGACGTTCCAGGCGCTGCGCGTCTTCGTCAACGATGAGCTGAATGAGCTGCATGCGGGTCTGAGGGCCGCCCGGACCCACCTGAAGCCGGGCGGGCGGCTGTGCGTCCTCACCTTCCACTCGCTGGAGGACCGCGCGGTGAAGCGCTTCCTGCGAGGAGAGGACCTGtcggccccgccccgccacaACATCCGAGACCACGCCCGCAGCCGGCACTGGGAGGAGAAGGGAGAAGGCCCCGACCATGGCGATGACGCCGGTGACGTTGGAGAGACCGGCGGGTGGGTCCTGTTGAGGAagatgaccacgcccaccaacGAGGAGGTGCAGGCAAACCCGCGGGGGCGCTCCGCAAAACTACGAGCGGCCGCCAGGCGCCAGATGACCCCCGAACCCTGACAAGGACAAAtgtgctttttatatatattttctcaataacaacctaataaaaaaaaaaaaacgtaattaaGTATTCAGCGCGTAACGTGTTCCCATTTGTAGTACAGCTGCAAACAGCCGGCGAAGTTGCCACGCGCGTCATTTACCTTTTACGCCGGGAAAAAAGAACAGCGCCGCTGAAGGTGAAAGCAAAAGTCGATACGTGCGTATGTATCGCGCCCGCTTCCCTTAGCGATGCATTATTGATACGCCGGAATCCCGTATCGATTCGTTCGAGTTGAAGAGTTCACGCCAGACAGCCGTGGTGGTGCGATGCACACGGAGTCACGGTCACGTCGTGGCATTTTAGGATTTCACGTACGGTCTCCCCTCGAGTCTAAATGGTGGTTTTCAGCTTGGATCACGTTCTGTTTTAAACCAAATGTCTTAATTGCAAGTTGCCCAAACTGCCACGTGGCGTCCGTCTTTGCCTCAGGAGGAGCTTCAGAAACTCACCCTCCTGACCCCCGTATTGTTCTCCGGTGGGTTACGTCCACGCGGCCCGTCCCGCTGTTCCCGCTAATGGGCAAGGCTCCGGCTGTGACCGTCTCATCTCTCGGACTGTCACCTCATATCAGCACACGATGGATTATGGTGATTTGATGGAAGAGGACGAAGGGGAGAAAATGGGCTCTCACTTTCAGAAAGCCGGGCAGACGGACATGTAGAAAGAAGGCGGGGCTTCATCTGTAACGtccatgaataataataataataataataataatattaattgatCGTGCCGTTCGGTCGtgactctgtgtctgtgtgggcaAGAGGGCGTCCTGTTCTGGTGCTGTGTGTGCGGACGTGTACAGAAGTGTGTAGGGAACAGAAAcagaagtttgtgtgtgtgtgtgtgtgtgtgtgtgtgtgtgtgtgtgtgcatggaaacagaagttctctgatgagtgaatggcgtgtgtgtatgtgtgtgtgtgccaacgtGTGAATGGGCGCTCAGGTTCGTGTGGGTGTTTTATATAGTGCGTcagtcaagtgtgtgtgtgtgtgtgtgtgtgtgtgttcttgtctCTGCGCACTGATGACTCACACACCTGTGGGTCGAGGCGAGGACTGTGGCTGCCATGGCAATAAGCTCCGTACCGCCGCAGAGCCCTGAGTGTGGCTTGCGCCGTACCTCCGTCCCCTCCTCATCAGGTACAGTATGGCCACGCCCCCAAACTCCCCTGCCCCGCCCAAGTATCCTCTGTGTGCTTCTCCCTTTTGGGGGTTGCGGCCTGGAGATGGACTTCCAGTCGGGTTCCTCTGTGGGGGACGGGGGCGTGGTGGCGCAGCCTGTCCCTCTGACGTTGCCCCTGCATTCAGATGACATTTATTAGTGGGCgtaaaagagagaaataaacagGCCCTGATCTCGTTTGTACTGTACCGCGTGAATCAGCGTCTTTAAATACTCGGTGACTCAAGCGTGTCACAAAAGTCAAGGAACGagaatgcgtgtgtgtgggcACGCGGCTGTCCGCTGCTTCATTAAGGTGTTGTGATCTCCGCGTACGGTACGGGTACACGCCGctgttttctctcctctcctccacgtCCGTGTTCTTGTGGGCTCTAAATGCGGCTCGCCTCCTTTGTTACCGTGGAAACTGAGCGGCACGCCGAAGTTAGCGGTGTTGCGGCGCGTTCGCCGGCTACCAACTAGAGGGGCCGGCATCCGCCCCCCGACCCGGCCACTCCTCCAACTCCAGCGAGGGCCTTAAAAGCGCagttaataaaatattcaaatattgatGCGTTGTCCTTTGTAATGACATCACGttaatacatttatggcatttaccagacgcccttatccagagcaacttacaatcattacttacagggacagtcccccccccggagacactcagggttaagtgtcttgctcagggacacaatggtagttagttggatttgaacccgggtcttctggttcacaggcgagtgtgttacccgctaggccactaccatgaCTGACGATTGTGAGACAATCATCATATGTACATATAAGCAATTCTgcacttttatgttttaacaGTAGACAAAAACCTCcatttctaaatgttttaacatcactgctgtccggtttctcacacacacatgaactgCCGACACTGGACATCAGCAGTGTGTTGCCGTATTGAATTTCTCTCCCACCCACACTGTGAACTGGGTGCAGTGGGCATTCCGCTTCTCCAGAACGGAAAATCGGACATCGATTCCGTTCTCATTGGAAATGGAAATGCGTCGTTTTtcgcgtctttttttttttttttatctgaccGGGGAGCTTAATGGATTCCGGCGTTTCCCTGAACCGCAGACGCGTGCAGCATCTCCCTGCAAATGATTAAAGAGAAGCGGCGGACAGAGCCGGAGTTCTGGGCCGCACGGAGTGGGCCTGAACATGTCTGAGATGCCACCCCGCCTCTCTGATCCGTGACACGCGCACCCAGCGTGAGCTCTGTCATCTCTCTGCGGGACATCTGCTGTCCACCCAGTCTACAGGTGTGTGTCTCAGGGCCCTTAGCGCCTCGGCGGGATCGAAAGGCGACCCTGCAGCGGAGGGCACCCAGTGAATGGATTACATGTATTACAGATCCCGCTTACtgctattgtgtccctgagcaagacacttaaccctgagtgtctccagggggacagtccctgtaactactgactgtaagtcgctctggataagggcgtctgataaatgccgtaaatgtaaatgtaataacgtAGTAATATTTTTGGTGCCGAAAACGACCCCCACAGCGTCCCCTCATGTCCCTGGCTGGGTGCGGGACGAACGATGATAGCACACTCGCCCCCCCGGCCCGCTAATTAGCCATAATCTGTGCTGTGAAGTCCAGGTTTCGGACGTCAGCTCATCCAGCGGTGGTGGTGGGTTGGGTGATGAAGTGGATCTGgaatacaattattattacgATGCGCTAGTTGCGTTTTTCTCGTCCTTTCGTCACCCAATTTATACAAAGATATTATGTGTTGTTGTGACAGAAGTGCTGAAGGAAATTACCGGCTCGCGGTTTCTGTATTTCAACAAAATGATCAGGTTTCGTGGCGCTCTCTCCTTCCTGAGGATAAAGACGCTTCTGCTGCGTGCCCGCGCTGCGAAATGCGGTCAGGGCGGGTGTTTCCGGAAACAGGAAGCACTTCCTGTGAAATGGAGTTGGATATGCGGGCGGGTCCAGACGGTTGAGGTAAGAGCTCGCCTCAGTTCATTATGAAGCACCGAGGCCCAGTGGGAACAGGGTGGTTGTGGGTTTATAAGGACGGGTTGATCTCCGTTCGTCGACCCGCACCTGTGATAAAAATCCGTATT contains these protein-coding regions:
- the mettl15 gene encoding 12S rRNA N(4)-cytidine methyltransferase METTL15 isoform X2; protein product: MTGATANGTCFMDSLVGRVLPLLGRFSELGPLLCGQGLGPGSLDAALLDAGCSSMQMDGAERGFSLSKDGPLDMRMDGDRYPNMPCAADAVNALDQQALASILASYAEERHARKIAAAIVRARSIHPILRTQQLASVVAGAFAAPALYSRLDRLQRPTHVATKTFQALRVFVNDELNELHAGLRAARTHLKPGGRLCVLTFHSLEDRAVKRFLRGEDLSAPPRHNIRDHARSRHWEEKGEGPDHGDDAGDVGETGGWVLLRKMTTPTNEEVQANPRGRSAKLRAAARRQMTPEP
- the mettl15 gene encoding 12S rRNA N(4)-cytidine methyltransferase METTL15 isoform X3; translated protein: MSNMHGGRVLPLLGRFSELGPLLCGQGLGPGSLDAALLDAGCSSMQMDGAERGFSLSKDGPLDMRMDGDRYPNMPCAADAVNALDQQALASILASYAEERHARKIAAAIVRARSIHPILRTQQLASVVAGAFAAPALYSRLDRLQRPTHVATKTFQALRVFVNDELNELHAGLRAARTHLKPGGRLCVLTFHSLEDRAVKRFLRGEDLSAPPRHNIRDHARSRHWEEKGEGPDHGDDAGDVGETGGWVLLRKMTTPTNEEVQANPRGRSAKLRAAARRQMTPEP
- the mettl15 gene encoding 12S rRNA N(4)-cytidine methyltransferase METTL15 isoform X1, producing the protein MFLKCCWRKLGSSSARPPLHTPVMVEEVLECLDVQHARVVLDMTFGAGGHTKAILKGSPGVRVVTLDRDPVAYRLAQQLSEQHPGRVLPLLGRFSELGPLLCGQGLGPGSLDAALLDAGCSSMQMDGAERGFSLSKDGPLDMRMDGDRYPNMPCAADAVNALDQQALASILASYAEERHARKIAAAIVRARSIHPILRTQQLASVVAGAFAAPALYSRLDRLQRPTHVATKTFQALRVFVNDELNELHAGLRAARTHLKPGGRLCVLTFHSLEDRAVKRFLRGEDLSAPPRHNIRDHARSRHWEEKGEGPDHGDDAGDVGETGGWVLLRKMTTPTNEEVQANPRGRSAKLRAAARRQMTPEP